TCTGATCTCTCCTAACCTACGTAAATATTTCATTGATATTCATGAGAATGCAGTGAAGATTGTGGAGAATTTTGAAACATTTCGAGAGTTAATTGGCAACGTACGTGAAGCTTACCAATCATCTGTTTCCAATCGAACCAATGAGATTATGCGCATTTTTACAGCACTAACCACCATATTCATGCCTTTGACTGTTGTGACAGGCATTTATGGAATGAACTTTGATGTGATGCCAGAACTACATACACACTATGGCTATTTTTTCGTCTTGATCATTATGTTCACATTAGCTACTACGATGTATGTTATTTTTAAAAAAAAGGATTGGTTATGAATGGAAAAAAGTCTATAATTTAGAATAAGAGGTGTATGAAAGGGTTTTCTTTTCCTTTGACATTTTTTCTTTCTTCATCTTTCTTACGATTGAGAATCTCTTTATGGCTGAAAGGGGATTGGAGATGTCAAATATACGCACATTTAGTATTGTCATTGTAGGCGGAGGAAGCGCCGGTATTATGGTTGCTGCTAGATTATTGCGCGCACGTCCCTCCCTTCGTGGAAACATTGCAATCATTGATCCTTCCGATAAACACTACTACCAGCCCTTGTGGACTTTGGTGGGAGCAGGTGTTGTATCAAAAGAAAAAACAGAACGAGAGGAAGCCTCCCAGATTCCTAAGGGTGCGATTTGGATCAAAGAGTCTATAGAGTTCTTTTTTCCAGAAATGAATCAAGTACGTACAGCACTTGGGGAAGATATTCAATATGAATATTTGGTCGTGGCCGCAGGGATTGAGATAGGCTGGGATAAAATTAAAGGGCTTCCTGAAGCAATTGGAAAAGGCGGGGTATGCAGCAATTATTCTTATGAACATGTTTCTTATACGTGGGAATGTCTGCGCACTTTTGCAGGAGGTACTGCCATTTTTACTCATCCAAATAATCCGATTAAATGCGGGGGTGCCCCCCAGAAAATTATGTATTTAGCTGATGATCATATGCGGAAGGCAAAGGTTCGCTCTCAATCTCAAATCATTTTTGCCTCAGCTAATGCGAGTATTTTTGCCGTCAAAAAATATGCAGATGCCTTACAAAATGTTATTAACAGAAAAAATATTCATACAAACTTTAGGTGGAATCTAATAGAGATTCTTTCAGATAAGAAAGAAGCTTTATTTGTTCATCTTGATACAAAAGAGTTACATACCCTTTCCTATGACATGTTGCACGTGGTGCCACCTATGTTCCCTCCCCGTTTTATTCGGGAAAGCCCTTTAGCTGACGAAGCTGGTTGGGTAGAAATCGATTCGGCTACCCTACAGCATAGACGCTACCCAAGCATTTTTTCTCTAGGAGATTGTAGTAACCTTCCAACTTCTAAGACTGGGGCTGCTATTCGAAAACAAGCGCCTGTGCTCGTTGCCAATCTATTGGCTGTCATTGACCAGCAATCCTTATCCGCTCGATACGATGGATATACGTCTTGTCCACTAGTTACAGGCTACAATCGCGTGATCCTAGCAGAATTTGATTACAAGAAAGAACCACGCGAAACGTTTCCCTTTGATCAATCAAAGGAAAGGTATAGCATGTATCGAGTAAAAAAAGATTTGCTTCCTCTCCTTTACTGGCGAGCAATGATGAAAGGGCGAATGTAACCCTTGTTCCACCATTTTCATTAAAAAATAAAAGGAGGAACGATTATCCATGTTATTACGTTACTTTTATCATGAACAATTAGCTCAAGCTTCCTATCTTGTAGGTTGTCAACGAACTGGTGAAGCCGTCGTCATTGATCCTCAAAGAAACATTGAAGCTTATCTGCGTATTGCCCAACAAGAAGGTCTGCGTATAGTAGGAGCTTTGGAAACTCATATTCATGCAGATTTTGTATCCGGAGCAAGAGAGCTCGCTCATCAGACTCAAGCTACTCTCTATCTGTCAGGAGAAGGGGGTCCTGATTGGCAATATGCGAGACTCGATGATGTTGCCCATCAAATTATCTATGAAGGAGATACCCTGTCCGTTGGTAATCTACGTTTAGAAGTTATACACACGCCAGGACATACACCGGAAAGTCTGTCCTTTTTATTGAAGGATTATGGCTCAGCCGGACCACAACCCATCGGAATATTTACAGGAGATTTTGTGTTTGTTGGCGACGTAGGTCGTCCTGACTTGCTCGAAAAGGCTGCTGGTCAAGCTGGTACCGCTGAGATAGGAGCACGCCAAATGTATAACTCTCTTCAACGTTTTAAAGAATGGGAGGATTATCTACAAATCTGGCCAGGTCATGGAGCGGGAAGTGCATGTGGAAAGGCGTTAGGTGCAGTACCTTCTTCTACGGTAGGCTATGAAAAGCGTTATAACCCTGCCCTGT
This is a stretch of genomic DNA from Brevibacillus laterosporus DSM 25. It encodes these proteins:
- a CDS encoding FAD/NAD(P)-binding oxidoreductase gives rise to the protein MSNIRTFSIVIVGGGSAGIMVAARLLRARPSLRGNIAIIDPSDKHYYQPLWTLVGAGVVSKEKTEREEASQIPKGAIWIKESIEFFFPEMNQVRTALGEDIQYEYLVVAAGIEIGWDKIKGLPEAIGKGGVCSNYSYEHVSYTWECLRTFAGGTAIFTHPNNPIKCGGAPQKIMYLADDHMRKAKVRSQSQIIFASANASIFAVKKYADALQNVINRKNIHTNFRWNLIEILSDKKEALFVHLDTKELHTLSYDMLHVVPPMFPPRFIRESPLADEAGWVEIDSATLQHRRYPSIFSLGDCSNLPTSKTGAAIRKQAPVLVANLLAVIDQQSLSARYDGYTSCPLVTGYNRVILAEFDYKKEPRETFPFDQSKERYSMYRVKKDLLPLLYWRAMMKGRM